A single genomic interval of Phocoena sinus isolate mPhoSin1 chromosome 15, mPhoSin1.pri, whole genome shotgun sequence harbors:
- the LOC116740628 gene encoding DNA-binding protein Rfx5-like encodes MKPQKPVYRNGLGVGAFPGEGPQPGLGGGLSPPKPGYMSWNGLQLPPGLGGGLKPQKPGYGNGNGLGAQPGEGAGNRGKWGDIAGRWRARWAIAGTTSGG; translated from the exons ATGAAGCCTCAGAAGCCAG TTTATAGGAATGGGCTGGGAGTTGGAGCCTTCCCAGGTGAAGGGCCCCAGCCAG gCCTGGGAGGGGGCTTGAGCCCTCCGAAGCCAG GATACATGTCATGGAATGGGCTGCAGCTCCCTCCAG GTCTGGGAGGGGGTTTGAAACCTCAGAAGCCAG GATATGGCAATGGCAATGGGCTGGGGGCCCAGCCAGGTGAAGGGGCAGGGAACAGAGGGAAGTGGGGGGATATTGCTGGGAGGTGGAGGGCAAGGTGGGCAATAGCAGGAACCACATCAGGTGGCTGA
- the LOC116740461 gene encoding vegetative cell wall protein gp1-like, with product MDPQASWGRPLHTQRLASGMWRTAPIGWVSRRAARGHLLEKQGLRGLCALGPGAALVAKLASRLPRSRSHPRLARARAHSRLGRARASLSLTPPPAPSLPHPPLPGLPPGLSPAPPPPPPSALALAELPPLPALPLRPKPVAPWGPGAHMALPDLPPEAWSSAPPAAALALQDLPRLPAPAPPPSHLPLPPLPETAVAATPGPVGARGRPPLHAEPPPQPLPPLPTRPSPFNLQAPPAPLDPWPLDPWPLPAFPPPLPLPPPPPHFFL from the exons ATGGACCCTCAGGCCAGTTGGGGGCGCCCACTGCACACGCAGCGCCTGGCCTCAGGGATG TGGCGCACGGCTCCGATTGGCTGGGTCTCTCGCAGGGCGGCGCGTGGCCACCTGCTGGAGAAACAAGGCCTCCGCGGGCTATGCGCGCTCGGCCCTGGCGCGGCGTTGGTGGCCAAGCTGGCGTCCCGGCTTCCTCGCTCCCGCTCGCATCCGCGGCTGGCCCGCGCCCGCGCCCACTCGCGGTTAGGCCGGGCCCGCGCATCTCTATCCCTGACCCCACCGCCTGCTCCGTCCCTGCCGCACCCGCCGCTGCCCGGACTGCCGCCCGGCCTGagccccgcgccgccgccgccgcctccctcGGCGCTCGCGCTGGCCGAGCTGCCGCCGCTGCCCGCGCTCCCGCTGCGGCCCAAGCCGGTGGCGCCCTGGGGCCCCGGCGCCCACATGGCGCTGCCCGACCTGCCGCCCGAAGCCTGGTCTTccgcgccgcccgccgccgcGCTCGCCCTGCAGGACCTGCCGCGCCTCCCCGCGCCCGCGCCACCGCCCTCGCATCTGCCGTTACCGCCTCTGCCCGAGACCGCGGTCGCCGCCACGCCAGGGCCCGTGGGCGCGCGCGGCCGCCCGCCACTCCACGCCGAGCCGCCCCCGCAGCCGCTGCCGCCGCTACCCACGCGGCCCTCGCCTTTCAACCTGCAGGCGCCGCCTGCGCCGCTAGACCCCTGGCCGCTCGACCCCTGGCCGCTGCCCGCCTTTCCCCCGCCGCTGCCACTGCCGCCCCCGCCTCCGCACTTTTTCCTGTAG
- the CLDN9 gene encoding claudin-9 → MASTALELLGMTLAVLGWLGTLVSCALPLWKVTAFIGNSIVVAQVVWEGLWMSCVVQSTGQMQCKVYDSLLALPQDLQAARALCVIALLLALLGLLVAITGAQCTTCVEDEGAKARIVLTGGVILLLSGILVLIPVCWTAHAIIQDFYNPLVAEALKRELGASLYLGWAASALLMLGGGLLCCTCPPPQIDRPRGPRLGYSIPSRSGASGLDKRDYV, encoded by the coding sequence ATGGCTTCGACTGCTCTTGAACTCCTGGGCATGACCCTGGCTGTGCTGGGCTGGCTGGGGACCCTGGTGTCCTGTGCCCTGCCCCTGTGGAAGGTGACCGCCTTCATCGGCAACAGCATTGTGGTGGCCCAGGTGGTGTGGGAGGGGCTGTGGATGTCCTGCGTGGTGCAGAGCACTGGCCAGATGCAGTGCAAGGTGTACGACTCGCTGCTGGCGCTGCCCCAGGACCTGCAGGCTGCCCGAGCCCTCTGCGTTATCGCCCTCTTGCTGGCTCTGCTTGGCCTGCTGGTGGCCATCACGGGTGCACAGTGTACCACCTGCGTGGAGGATGAAGGCGCCAAGGCCCGCATTGTGCTCACCGGGGGGGTCATCCTCCTCCTCTCAGGCATCCTGGTGCTCATCCCTGTGTGCTGGACCGCCCACGCCATCATCCAGGACTTCTACAACCCCCTGGTGGCTGAGGCCCTCAAGCGGGAGCTGGGAGCCTCTCTCTACCTGGGCTGGGCGGCATCTGCCCTGCTTATGTTGGGCGGGGGCCTCCTCTGCTGCACATGCCCCCCGCCCCAGATCGACCGGCCCCGGGGACCGAGGTTGGGCTACTCTATCCCCTCCCGCTCGGGTGCATCTGGGCTGGACAAGAGAGACTACGTGTGA
- the CLDN6 gene encoding claudin-6, with protein MASAGLQILGIVLTLLGWVNALVSCALPLWKVTAFIGNSIVVAQVVWEGLWMSCVVQSTGQMQCKVYDSLLALPQDLQAARALCVITLLVVLLGLLVYLAGAKCTTCVEDKDSKARLVLISGIIFVISGVLTLIPVCWTAHTIIQDFYNPLVAEAQKRELGASLYLGWAASGLLLLGGGLLCCTCPSGGSRGSSHYMARYSASAPHTASRGPSEYPTKNYV; from the coding sequence ATGGCCTCTGCTGGTCTGCAAATCCTGGGGATCGTCCTGACACTGCTTGGCTGGGTGAATGCCCTGGTATCCTGTGCCCTGCCCCTGTGGAAGGTGACCGCCTTCATCGGCAACAGCATTGTGGTGGCCCAGGTGGTGTGGGAGGGGCTGTGGATGTCCTGCGTGGTGCAGAGCACTGGCCAGATGCAGTGCAAGGTGTACGACTCGCTGCTGGCGCTGCCCCAGGACCTGCAGGCTGCCCGAGCCCTCTGTGTCATCACTCTCCTAGTGGTCCTGCTCGGCCTGCTGGTCTACCTCGCAGGGGCCAAGTGCACCACCTGTGTGGAGGACAAGGACTCCAAGGCCCGTCTGGTGCTCATCTCTGGGATCATCTTTGTCATCTCAGGAGTCCTGACCCTGATCCCCGTGTGCTGGACTGCCCACACCATCATCCAGGACTTCTACAACCCCCTGGTGGCTGAGGCCCAAAAGCGGGAGCTGGGAGCCTCCCTCTACCTGGGCTGGGCAGCTTCTGGCCTTTTGTTGCTGGGTGGGGGGCTACTGTGCTGCACCTGCCCCTCTGGGGGGTCCCGGGGCTCCAGCCATTATATGGCCCGATACTCGGCCTCAGCCCCGCATACTGCCTCTCGGGGTCCCTCTGAGTACCCCACTAAGAATTACGTCTAA
- the TNFRSF12A gene encoding tumor necrosis factor receptor superfamily member 12A isoform X1, which translates to MSPGPLRPLPRLFVLGLGLALLRAAAGERVPGTTPCSRGSSWSADLDKCMDCASCPTRPHSDFCLGCAAAPPASFRLLWPILGGALSLALVLGLLSGFLVWRRCRRREKFTTPIEETGGEGCPGVALIQ; encoded by the exons ATGTCTCCCGGCCCGCTACGCCCGCTGCCGCGGCTCTTCGTGCTGGGGCTCGGGCTGGCGCTGCTGCGCGCCGCGGCCGGGGAGCGAGTGCCAG gcaccACCCCCTGCTCTCGCGGCAGCTCCTGGAGCGCGGACCTAGACAAGTGCATGGACTGCGCATCGTGCCCCACGCGACCGCACAGCGACTTCTGCCTGGGCT GCGCTGCGGCCCCTCCAGCCTCCTTCAGGCTGCTGTGGCCCATCCTTGGGGGTGCCCTGAGCCTGGCCCTCGTTCTGGGGCTGCTTTCCGGATTCCTGGTCTGGAGACGGTGCCGCAGGAGAGAAAAGTTTACCA CCCCCATCGAGGAGACCGGCGGGGAGGGCTGTCCTGGCGTGGCGCTGATCCAGTGA
- the TNFRSF12A gene encoding tumor necrosis factor receptor superfamily member 12A isoform X2, producing MDCASCPTRPHSDFCLGCAAAPPASFRLLWPILGGALSLALVLGLLSGFLVWRRCRRREKFTTPIEETGGEGCPGVALIQ from the exons ATGGACTGCGCATCGTGCCCCACGCGACCGCACAGCGACTTCTGCCTGGGCT GCGCTGCGGCCCCTCCAGCCTCCTTCAGGCTGCTGTGGCCCATCCTTGGGGGTGCCCTGAGCCTGGCCCTCGTTCTGGGGCTGCTTTCCGGATTCCTGGTCTGGAGACGGTGCCGCAGGAGAGAAAAGTTTACCA CCCCCATCGAGGAGACCGGCGGGGAGGGCTGTCCTGGCGTGGCGCTGATCCAGTGA